A region of Lycium barbarum isolate Lr01 chromosome 3, ASM1917538v2, whole genome shotgun sequence DNA encodes the following proteins:
- the LOC132633030 gene encoding probable CCR4-associated factor 1 homolog 7 — translation MSILPKTESIHIREVWNDNLEEEFALMREIVDEFPYIAMDTEFPGVVIRPVGNFKNRNDYHYQTLKDNVDMLKLIQLGLTFSDENGNLPICGTDKYCIWQFNFREFNPNEDVFANDSIELLRESGIDFKMNNEKGIDAKRFGELLMSSGIVLNDSVCWVTFHSGYDFGYLVKLLTCQDLPDTQEGFFTLINVYFPVLFDIKHLMKFCNSLHGGLNKLAELLEVERVGICHQAGSDSLLTACTFRKLKEHFFSGSLDKYAGVLYGLGVEDGQ, via the coding sequence ATGTCGATTTTGCCGAAAACTGAATCGATTCACATTAGAGAGGTTTGGAATGACAATCTGGAAGAAGAATTTGCGTTAATGCGTGAAATTGTTGATGAATTTCCTTACATTGCAATGGATACTGAGTTTCCAGGTGTTGTTATCCGACCTGTCGGGAATTTTAAGAATAGAAATGATTATCATTACCAAACCTTAAAGGATAATGTGGATATGTTAAAATTGATTCAGTTAGGGTTGACTTTTTCGGATGAAAATGGTAATTTGCCTATATGTGGGACTGATAAATATTGTATTTGGCAGTTTAATTTTCGTGAATTCAACCCTAACGAGGATGTTTTCGCGAATGATTCCATTGAGTTGTTGCGCGAAAGCGGTATTGATTTTAAGATGAATAATGAAAAGGGAATTGATGCTAAGCGTTTTGGTGAGCTTTTGATGTCGTCGGGGATTGTGTTGAATGATAGTGTGTGTTGGGTTACGTTTCATAGTGGTTATGATTTCGGATACCTGGTAAAGTTGTTGACTTGTCAGGATTTGCCTGATACGCAAGAAGGGTTTTTTACGTTGATCAATGTGTATTTTCCTGTCCTTTTCGATATCAAGCATTTGATGAAGTTTTGCAACAGTCTTCATGGTGGATTGAACAAGCTTGCAGAGCTGTTGGAGGTTGAGAGAGTTGGTATTTGTCATCAGGCGGGTTCAGATAGCTTGCTTACCGCTTGTACGTTTAGGAAGTTGAAAGAACATTTCTTTAGCGGTTCACTGGACAAGTATGCCGGTGTGTTGTATGGTTTAGGTGTTGAAGATGGgcaatga
- the LOC132633029 gene encoding factor of DNA methylation 1-like, giving the protein MSSSSGEESDLSDSEIFEFKEKPYEELRTRKLRVKGPNGSLRCPFCAGKKKQDYKYKDLLQHAKGVSKGSSNRRAKQKANHLALVKYLETDLVNEAEPIPKRAVTPEHSEPERDELFVWPWTGVVVNISKETANGRSLDDKEYWLKKFSLYMPLEVKFFCDNQAKVFKAVVRFNSDWTGFKGAMEFEKSFEASHCSKQEWKSHRSRPDPNLYGWVAREDDYIAEGAIGEYLREKGKLKTISDLIKEEKHGRKEVIAGLTNELDMKNENLDELQTKFNSNTLSLRQMLEEKDMLHRSFFEESRKMQRLAREHVQKVLLEQEMLSLELESKKKQLDSWSRELNKREALTVREKQKLDEEKKQNDVRNSALQMASVEQRKADENVLRLVEEQKREKEEALKKILELERDIDAKQKLEMEIAELKGKLEVMKHLGGNDDAAVQNKIKEMNEELKDKMEEMDGMESLNQTLLAKERQSNDELQDARSTLKKGLLEILSSGRAHIGIKRMGEIDSKAFHNALKLRFPSQEAEIKAIEHLSLWQAKIQGPDWHPFKTIRVDDSNVERVIDENDEEIRKLKEELGDEICDAVTAALNEIEEYNPSGRYAVPELWNFKEGRKATLKEVTSFIFKQLKTQKRKRA; this is encoded by the exons ATGAGCAGCAGCTCAGGCGAAGAATCAGATTTGAGTGATTCTGAGATTTTTGAGTTCAAAGAGAAGCCTTATGAAGAATTAAGAACCAGAAAACTGAGAGTGAAGGGTCCAAACGGGTCCCTTAGATGTCCCTTCTGTGCAGGGAAGAAAAAACAAGACTACAAGTACAAAGACCTTCTTCAACATGCTAAAGGGGTTAGCAAGGGTTCTTCTAACCGAAGAGCTAAACAGAAGGCAAACCATTTAGCACTTGTAAAGTATCTGGAAACAGACCTAGTAAATGAGGCTGAGCCAATACCTAAACGTGCTGTGACACCAGAGCATTCAGAACCTGAAAGAGATGAACTGTTTGTTTGGCCTTGGACTGGGGTTGTTGTTAATATATCAAAGGAAACCGCAAATGGAAGATCTCTAGATGACAAGGAGTATTGGTTGAAAAAGTTCTCCCTGTATATGCCTTTGGAAGTTAAGTTTTTCTGTGATAACCAAGCAAAGGTCTTTAAAGCTGTTGTGAGGTTCAATAGTGATTGGACTGGTTTTAAGGGTGCAATGGAATTTGAGAAGTCGTTTGAAGCCTCTCACTGCAGCAAACAAGAATGGAAATCCCATAGAAGTCGCCCTGATCCAAATTTATATGGATGGGTTGCTCGAGAAGATGATTATATAGCCGAAGGGGCTATAGGAGAATATTTGCGAGAGAAGGGGAAGCTGAAGACTATCTCTGAccttattaaagaagaaaaacACGGTAGAAAGGAAGTTATAGCGGGTCTAACCAATGAACTTGACATGAAAAATGAAAATCTGGATGAGCTGCAGACAAAATTCAATTCCAATACGCTGTCTCTTCGTCAGATGCTCGAGGAGAAAGACATGCTACACCGTTCTTTTTTTGAAG AATCAAGGAAGATGCAACGCCTTGCACGTGAGCATGTACAGAAGGTCCTGCTGGAGCAAGAAATGTTGAGTCTAGAATTGGAGAGCAAGAAGAAGCAGCTTGATTCTTGGAGCAGAGAACTGAATAAACGTGAAGCTTTAACTGTGAGAGAGAAGCAAAAGCTTGATGAGGAGAAGAAACAG AATGATGTGAGAAATTCAGCACTTCAAATGGCCTCTGTGGAGCAAAGAAAAGCTGATGAGAATGTCTTGAGACTGGTTGAAGAACAAAAG AGGGAGAAGGAGGAAGCCTTGAAAAAGATTCTTGAGCTAGAGCGGGACATTGATGCCAAGCAAAAGCTGGAAATGGAAATAGCAGAACTTAAAGGAAAACTAGAGGTTATGAAGCACCTTGGAGGCAATGACGATGCAGCTGTACAGAATAAGATTAAGGAGATGAATGAGGAGCTGAAAGATAAAATGGAGGAGATGGATGGTATGGAGTCCCTAAACCAGACTCTCCTTGCGAAGGAACGCCAAAGTAATGATGAGTTGCAAGATGCACGGAGCACATTGAAAAAG GGATTGCTTGAGATATTGAGCAGTGGGCGAGCCCATATTGGGATAAAAAGAATGGGGGAAATTGATTCAAAGGCCTTTCATAATGCATTGAAGCTGAGATTTCCAAGTCAGGAAGCTGAGATCAAGGCCATAGAACATCTTTCTCTGTGGCAGGCAAAAATACAAGGTCCTGACTGGCATCCCTTTAAAACAATCAGGGTTGATGATTCAAATGTAGAG AGAGTAATAGATGAGAATGATGAAGAAATACGAAAGCTAAAGGAGGAATTGGGGGATGAAATTTGCGATGCGGTGACTGCAGCTCTGAATGAGATAGAGGAATACAATCCAAGTGGTAGGTACGCAGTTCCTGAGCTATGGAATTTCAAGGAAGGAAGGAAGGCCACGCTGAAGGAAGTAACCAGTTTCATTTTCAAGCAATTGAAGACGCAAAAACGCAAGAGGGCATGA